A genome region from Corynebacterium uberis includes the following:
- a CDS encoding Na+/H+ antiporter subunit E: MMNGFRHRFRPFTIGWIAALWCALNGEITWANVIGGLLVGTVIVVALPLPRIPTVGDNIRWGALVAFLGRWVIDLFSASFSVAWLALRRPAPPNSAIVRAPMRVSSELVLAFATGLYNLQPGGSVTDIDIANRMWTVHLLNARDSAAVDAEIAKIRALEADLISIFERG, translated from the coding sequence ATGATGAACGGATTCCGGCACCGCTTCCGCCCCTTTACCATCGGCTGGATCGCCGCCCTGTGGTGCGCCCTCAACGGGGAGATCACCTGGGCCAACGTCATCGGCGGGCTGCTGGTGGGCACCGTCATCGTCGTGGCGCTGCCCCTGCCGCGCATCCCCACCGTGGGTGACAACATCCGGTGGGGCGCGCTCGTGGCCTTCCTGGGCCGCTGGGTTATCGACCTGTTCTCCGCCAGCTTCTCCGTGGCCTGGCTGGCGTTGCGCCGGCCCGCCCCACCCAACTCCGCCATCGTGCGCGCCCCCATGCGCGTGAGCAGCGAACTGGTACTGGCGTTTGCCACCGGGCTGTATAACCTCCAGCCAGGCGGCTCCGTCACGGACATCGACATTGCCAACCGCATGTGGACGGTCCACCTGCTCAACGCCCGCGACTCCGCCGCCGTGGACGCAGAAATAGCCAAGATCCGCGCCCTGGAGGCGGACCTGATCTCCATCTTCGAAAGGGGCTGA
- a CDS encoding monovalent cation/H+ antiporter complex subunit F: MDAHIYNTVLLIAAALFCLAFILTTWRILIGPNSLDRVLGLDGMIAMIQCALAVYICWSLDTTVSNAMLVVALLGFISSVSVARFRKRDGA; encoded by the coding sequence GTGGACGCACACATCTACAACACGGTGCTGCTCATCGCCGCCGCCCTGTTCTGCCTGGCGTTCATCCTGACCACCTGGCGGATCCTCATCGGGCCCAACTCCCTGGACCGGGTGCTCGGCCTCGACGGGATGATCGCCATGATTCAGTGCGCCCTGGCGGTCTACATCTGCTGGTCGCTGGACACCACGGTGTCTAACGCCATGCTCGTCGTCGCGCTCCTGGGGTTCATCTCCTCGGTGTCCGTGGCGCGCTTCCGCAAGCGAGACGGGGCCTAA
- a CDS encoding monovalent cation/H(+) antiporter subunit G, protein MGQIIHYATDVISLVFIIVGAGLVFSAAVGLVRFGDTMSRIHAITKPQSSGLILTILGAIIRVAGAPDFGTAERGDMGVLVLLVLFAFITGPVTAQRLGRIARREGLYAPKESMTRNDAPAGRALTRRREPVDTATTAARKKKGS, encoded by the coding sequence ATGGGACAGATCATTCACTACGCCACCGACGTCATCTCCCTGGTTTTCATCATCGTCGGCGCCGGCCTTGTCTTCTCCGCGGCAGTGGGTCTGGTGCGCTTCGGCGACACCATGTCGCGCATCCACGCGATTACCAAGCCGCAAAGCTCCGGGCTCATCCTCACCATCCTGGGCGCGATCATCCGCGTCGCCGGTGCTCCCGACTTTGGCACCGCCGAGCGCGGCGACATGGGTGTGCTGGTGCTCCTGGTGCTCTTCGCCTTCATCACCGGGCCCGTGACCGCCCAACGCCTGGGACGCATCGCCCGCCGCGAGGGCCTGTATGCACCCAAGGAGTCCATGACGCGTAACGACGCCCCCGCAGGCCGCGCCCTGACCCGTCGCCGCGAGCCCGTGGACACCGCCACCACCGCCGCGCGCAAGAAGAAGGGCAGCTAG